A single window of Scomber scombrus chromosome 12, fScoSco1.1, whole genome shotgun sequence DNA harbors:
- the mlip gene encoding muscular LMNA-interacting protein, with product MSDPKIFKAEIVFIKDSVEGGAGNMIQAETKLEPPLDYMNLSQTSTPVGAQSENTPKHVADWTASMETAVDKHGGISQWPCQGTSGRTEVSSGFFSNTASVYEDRISPTNSADLFPTPASSRESILSEGWDKEKSWSAASPCSSVRSGVFSPAVIQVKQHFLAPGSSLVNIPQTCFSSCESLSSSVCPQYPPPRHRPPLTRLSLLTAILRKGRLPVLSPSLQRPYTPCWPVNPVTLSFCNACSAASSVASIPLEYSSRFSSSASIDSQNHVHREPSRCITAPPTVRPNDHSRTCPVTRCSDQIHSNSLQRVERVKSYILPRVPLPLLCSKLSPNHEKEISDCATFKKVQHSHMSVSKPESPELKPSNSHMYLKGHMDNNFKKLISPSSKPVNDQETSVPQKGSRSPNSSLSKLHWLSQQLRSPSPCPTPLRPSKSRSLTPTVFPVRTDTASPLPPLQNATGRCESERSHYDSQRSDTTSSQAFHKAHCLSPSRYTPITFPGWSSPITTPTPMSSPALPFRDFTPSPSLSLRSTPSPRPGGGISDYSDREGKKRKPHKIKLSYKSLAAIPTNTLLLDQQAIDEQVEREESPCDLLDRGVDTHAEMCSPAQLRQQSEELYATIDEILANSIPASKSSPQTSRSSTPAGVQNHSSFPRSLGRETKYASLCSLQPSAGIDKKLMDHKKTKPGVIRPMTAIPRLRVEDEEEFHPNPFR from the exons ATGTCGGATCCAAAGATTTTCAAAGCTGAGATAGTCTTTATAAAGGACTCGGTGGAGGGAGGAGCAGGAAACATGATCCAAGCGGAGACAAAGCTTGAA cCTCCTCTGGACTACATGAACCTCTCTCAAACCTCGACTCCAGTCGGTGCTCAGTCTGAAAATACACCGAAACACGTCGCCGACTGGACGGCTTCCATGGAAACAGCTGTTGATAAACATGGGGGTATTTCCCAATGGCCGTGTCAGGGTACCTCTGGACGTACTGAGGTTAGCTCGGGTTTCTTTTCTAACACAGCATCTGTGTATGAAGACAGAATAAGTCCCACAAACTCTGCAGACCTGTTCCCTACCCCGGCTTCATCTAGAGAGTCCATCCTCTCTGAGGGCTGGGACAAAGAGAAGAGCTGGTCTGCTGCTTCCCCTTGCTCCTCTGTCCGCTCTGGTGTCTTCTCCCCTGCTGTGATTCAGGTCAAACAGCACTTTCTCGCTCCCGGCTCTAGTCTGGTTAACATCCCTCAAACCTGTTTCTCATCCTGTGAGAGCCtgtcctcctctgtctgtcccCAGTACCCTCCTCCCCGGCACCGGCCTCCTCTTACCAGACTCTCCCTCCTCACGGCAATCCTGAGAAAAGGTCGCCTTCCTGTTCTGTCCCCTTCTCTGCAGAGGCCCTACACGCCCTGCTGGCCTGTTAACCCTGTGACCCTGTCTTTCTGTAACGCCTGCTCAGCAGCCTCCAGTGTGGCCTCAATTCCCCTGGAGTATTCTTCCAGGTTCTCCTCATCAGCATCTATAGATAGTCAGAACCATGTTCACAGGGAGCCCAGTAGAtgcatcactgctcctccaactGTGCGGCCAAATGACCACAGCAGAACCTGTCCTGTGACAAGATGCTCAGATCAGATTCACTCAAACAGTTTGCAGAGAGTGGAGCGGGTGAAGAGCTACATACTACCCCGAGTTCCACTGCCTCTGCTTTGCTCAAAACTTTCACCAAACCATGAAAAGGAAATATCTGATTGTGCAACTTTCAAAAAAGTGCAACACTCTCACATGTCAGTTTCCAAGCCAGAGTCCCCTGAGCTGAAGCCCAGCAACTCTCACATGTACCTCAAGGGCCATATGgataataactttaaaaaactcATATCGCCATCCTCTAAACCTGTAAATGACCAAGAGACCTCTGTGCCCCAGAAAGGGAGTCGCTCACCAAATTCATCTCTATCAAAGCTTCACTGGCTTTCTCAACAGCTACGATCACCCTCTCCCTGCCCTACTCCGCTTCGGCCTTCTAAATCACGCTCCCTCACTCCCACAGTATTCCCCGTGCGCACAGACACAGCATCACCTCTCCCTCCTTTACAAAATGCCACAGGCAGGTGTGAGTCAGAGAGGAGTCACTACGATTCCCAGAGAAGTGACACAACGTCATCACAGGCTTTTCACAAGGctcactgtctgtctccttCCCGCTACACACCCATCACTTTTCCTGGATGGTCGTCCCCCATCACCACCCCCACACCTATGTCCTCTCCAGCTTTGCCATTCAGAGACTTCACCCcatccccttctctctccctgcGCTCCACGCCCTCTCCAAGGCCGGGGGGTGGAATATCAGACTACAGTGACAGGgagggtaaaaaaagaaag CCACACAAGATTAAGTTAAGCTACAAATCCCTCGCTGCCATTCCCACAAACACCCTTCTGTTGGATCAGCAG GCGATAGACGAGCAggtggagagagaagagagtccGTGTGACCTACTGGACAGAGGTGTTGACACCCACGCTGAG ATGTGCTCACCCGCTCAGCTCCGGCAACAGTCAGAGGAACTTTATGCGACTATTGATGAAATATTGGCAAATTCCATTCCAGCA AGCAAATCATCACCCCAGACCTCCAGATCATCGACACCTGCAGGTGTACAG AACCACTCATCATTTCCAAGATCCTTGGGACGTGAAACCAAATAT GCATCTTTATGCAGCTTGCAACCATCTGCTGGCATTGACAAAAAGCTGATGGATCATAAAAAG ACAAAGCCCGGGGTTATTCGCCCGATGACAGCCATTCCAAGACTGAGAgtggaagatgaagaagagtTTCATCCCAACCCCTTCAGG